The Ziziphus jujuba cultivar Dongzao chromosome 7, ASM3175591v1 genome includes a region encoding these proteins:
- the LOC107404429 gene encoding cytochrome P450 81E8 has product MEDTTLSLLYTSLSFITLVFITFKFLLSTRTPYKNLPPGPPSLPIIGHLHLLKLPVHRTFRRLSHKYGPIYSLRFGSRRVVIVSSPSAVEECFTKNDIVLANRPQLLVGKHIGYNNTTIVASPYGDHWRNLRRIGAIEIFSSSRLNMFLGVRKDEIKRLLLKLSRNSVHSFAKVELKSMFSELTFNIVMRMGAGKRYYGDGVTHEEEARQFRAIIREAVAHGGAANPGDFLPILNWIHGSEGYENRVRRLAKRTDAFLQGLIDEHRRNIESRNTMIDHLLSLQESQPDYYTDQIIKGLVLILLLAGTDTSSVTLEWAMANLLNHPHILQKARIELDEHVGQQNLIDEVDLPKLPYLKSIVSETLRLYPAAPMLVPHFSSEDCKVGGYDVPRDTILLVNAWAIHRDPELWEDPENFKPERFENGKEDYDKVHKLVPFGIGRRACPGSGLAQRVVGLALGSLIQCFEWERVSEEEIDMSEGKGTTMPKAIPLEAMCKARPIINNVHLSI; this is encoded by the exons ATGGAAGACACTACTCTGTCTTTGCTGTACACAAGCCTTTCCTTTATCACCCTTGTCTTTATAACTTTCAAGTTCTTGCTTTCAACTAGAACTCCATACAAAAACCTCCCACCAGGACCACCATCTCTTCCCATTATAGGTCATCTCCATCTCTTAAAACTCCCTGTCCATCGAACCTTCCGCCGTCTATCACATAAATACGGTCCCATTTACTCTCTCCGGTTCGGATCCCGCCGTGTGGTTATAGTATCATCACCTTCGGCAGTTGAAGAATGTTTCACCAAGAACGACATTGTTCTTGCAAACCGTCCACAGCTGCTCGTAGGCAAACACATAGGCTACAACAACACCACAATTGTTGCATCCCCATACGGCGATCACTGGCGCAACCTCCGCCGCATCGGTGCCATCGAAATATTCTCGTCGAGTCGTCTCAACATGTTCTTGGGCGTTCGAAAGGACGAAATCAAACGCTTACTGCTTAAGCTTTCGCGTAATTCGGTGCATAGTTTTGCAAAGGTGGAATTGAAGTCCATGTTTTCGGAGCTTACCTTTAACATCGTAATGAGAATGGGGGCCGGTAAGCGATATTATGGGGATGGGGTGACACATGAGGAGGAAGCTCGGCAATTCAGAGCGATAATAAGAGAGGCGGTTGCTCATGGTGGGGCTGCCAATCCAGGTGATTTTTTACCCATTTTGAATTGGATTCATGGAAGTGAAGGTTATGAAAACAGGGTTAGGAGGCTCGCGAAGAGGACAGATGCGTTCTTGCAAGGCCTTATTGATGAGCATCGGAGGAATATAGAGAGCAGAAACACAATGATTGATCATTTGCTTTCATTGCAAGAGTCACAGCCTGACTACTACACTGATCAAATAATCAAAGGGCTTGTACTG ATATTATTATTGGCTGGAACCGACACATCTTCGGTAACATTAGAATGGGCAATGGCCAATCTGCTTAACCATCCCCACATATTGCAAAAGGCTAGAATTGAACTAGATGAACATGTAGGTCAACAAAACTTGATAGATGAAGTAGATCTTCCCAAACTGCCTTACCTCAAAAGCATCGTCTCCGAAACTCTTCGACTATATCCAGCTGCCCCGATGCTCGTCCCTCATTTCTCTTCCGAGGACTGCAAAGTTGGCGGCTACGACGTGCCACGCGACACTATTTTATTGGTCAATGCATGGGCAATACACAGAGACCCTGAGCTATGGGAAGATCCAGAAAATTTTAAACCTGAAAGATTCGAAAATGGCAAGGAAGATTATGATAAGGTGCACAAGTTAGTGCCGTTTGGCATTGGAAGGAGGGCGTGTCCTGGCTCTGGACTGGCCCAACGTGTCGTTGGCTTGGCTTTAGGGTCATTGATTCAGTGCTTTGAGTGGGAAAGAGTTAGCGAGGAGGAAATTGACATGTCTGAAGGAAAAGGGACCACCATGCCCAAAGCTATACCATTGGAGGCCATGTGTAAGGCCCGTCCGATCATCAACAATGTTCACTTGTCTATTTAA